A section of the Halichoerus grypus chromosome 11, mHalGry1.hap1.1, whole genome shotgun sequence genome encodes:
- the STT3A gene encoding dolichyl-diphosphooligosaccharide--protein glycosyltransferase subunit STT3A, translating to MTKLGFLRLSYEKQDTLLKLLILSMAAVLSFSTRLFAVLRFESVIHEFDPYFNYRTTRFLAEEGFYKFHNWFDDRAWYPLGRIIGGTIYPGLMITSAAIYHVLHFFHITIDIRNVCVFLAPLFSSFTTIVTYHLTKELKDAGAGLLAAAMIAVVPGYISRSVAGSYDNEGIAIFCMLLTYYMWIKAVKTGSIYWAAKCALAYFYMVSSWGGYVFLINLIPLHVLVLMLTGRFSHRIYVAYCTVYCLGTILSMQISFVGFQPVLSSEHMAAFGVFGLCQIHAFVDYLRSKLNPQQFEVLFRSVISLVGFVLLTVGALLMLTGKISPWTGRFYSLLDPSYAKNNIPIIASVSEHQPTTWSSYYFDLQLLVFMFPVGLYYCFSNLSDARIFIIMYGVTSMYFSAVMVRLMLVLAPVMCILSGIGVSQVLSTYMKNLDISRPDKKSKKQQDSTYPIKNEVASGMILVMAFFLITYTFHSTWVTSEAYSSPSIVLSARGGDGSRIIFDDFREAYYWLRHNTPEDAKVMSWWDYGYQITAMANRTILVDNNTWNNTHISRVGQAMASTEEKAYEIMRELDVSYVLVIFGGLTGYSSDDINKFLWMVRIGGSTDTGKHIKEHDYYTPTGEFRVDREGSPVLLNCLMYKMCYYRFGQVYTEAKRPPGFDRVRNAEIGNKDFELDVLEEAYTTEHWLVRIYKVKDLDNRGLSRT from the exons ATGACTAAGCTGGGATTTTTGCGGTTGTCCTATGAGAAGCAGGACACACTTCTGAAGCTTCTCATTCTGTCGATGGCTGCTGTGttat CGTTCTCCACTCGTCTCTTTGCTGTCCTGAGATTTGAAAGTGTCATCCATGAGTTTGATCC GTACTTTAATTATCGGACTACCCGGTTCCTGGCTGAAGAGGGTTTTTATAAATTCCATAACTGGTTTGATGACCGGGCCTGGTACCCTTTGGGACGAATCATTGGAGGAACAATTTATCCAG GCTTAATGATCACATCTGCTGCAATCTACCATGTACTCCATTTTTTCCACATCACCATCGACATTCGGAATGTCTGTGTGTTCCTGgcccctctcttctcttccttcaccaCCATCGTCACGTACCACCTTACCAAAGAGCTCAAG GACGCAGGGGCTGGGCTTCTTGCTGCTGCCATGATTGCTGTAGTTCCTGGGTATATCTCCCGATCTGTGGCTGGCTCCTATGATAATGAAG GGATTGCCATCTTTTGCATGCTACTCACCTACTACATGTGGATCAAAGCAGTAAAGACTGGTTCCATCTATTGGGCAGCCAAGTGTGCCCTTGCTTATTTCTACATG GTTTCTTCATGGGGAGGTTATGTGTTCTTGATCAACTTGATCCCTCTCCATGTACTGGTGCTGATGCTCACAGGCCGTTTCTCCCACCGGATCTACGTGGCCTACTGTACTGTTTACTGCCTGGGCACCATTCTTTCCATGCAGATCTCCTTTGTGGGTTTTCAG CCTGTCCTTTCATCAGAGCACATGGCGGCCTTTGGGGTCTTTGGGCTCTGCCAGATCCATGCCTTTGTGGATTATCTGCGCAGCAAGTTGAATCCACAGCAGTTTGAAGTTCTTTTCCGAAGTGTCATCTCCCTGGTAGGCTTTGTCCTTCTCACTGTGGGAGCTCTCCTCATGCTGACAG GAAAAATATCTCCCTGGACGGGGCGTTTCTACTCACTGCTGGATCCTTCTTATGCTAAGAACAACATCCCCATCATTGCTTCTGTGTCTGAACACCAGCCCACGACCTGGTCCTCATACTATTTTGATCTACAGCTTCTGGTCTTCATGTTTCCAG ttGGTCTCTATTACTGCTTTAGCAACCTGTCTGATGCCCGGATTTTCATCATCATGTATGGTGTGACCAGCATGTACTTTTCGGCTGTCATG GTCCGTTTAATGCTAGTGTTGGCACCTGTTATGTGCATTCTTTCTGGCATTGGAGTCTCCCAGGTGCTGTCCACTTACATGAAGAATTTGGACATAAGTCGTCCAGACAAAAAGAGCAAGAAGCAACAGGATTCCACTTACCCTATTAAGAATGAA GTGGCAAGTGGGATGATACTGGTCATGGCTTTCTTTCTTATCACCTATACCTTTCATTCAACCTGGGTGACCAGCGAGGCCTACTCTTCTCCCTCCATTGTGCTGTCTGCCCGTGGTGGGGATGGCAGTAGGATCATTTTTGATGACTTTCGAGAAGCATACTATTGGCTTCGTCACAATACTCCAGAG GATGCGAAGGTCATGTCATGGTGGGATTATGGCTACCAGATTACAGCTATGGCGAATCGGACAATTTTAGTGGACAATAACACATGGAATAATACCCATATTTCTCGAGTAGGGCAG GCAATGGCGTCCACAGAAGAAAAAGCCTATGAGATAATGAGGGAGCTTGATGTAAGCTATGTGCTGGTCATTTTTGGAGGCCTTACTGGGTATTCTTCTGATG ACATCAACAAGTTTCTGTGGATGGTCCGGATTGGAGGGAGCACAGACACAGGCAAACATATTAAGGAACACGATTATTATACTCCAACTGGGGAGTTCCGTGTGGACCGTGAGGGTTCTCCAGTGCTGCTCAACTGCCTTATGTACAAGATGTGTTACTACCGCTTTGGACAGGTCTACACAGAAGCCA AGCGTCCACCAGGCTTTGACCGTGTCCGGAATGCTGAGATTGGGAATAAAGACTTTGAACTTGATGTCCTGGAGGAAGCATATACCACAGAACATTGGCTAGTCAGGATATATAAG GTAAAGGACCTGGATAATCGAGGCTTGTCACGGACATAA